The Aedes albopictus strain Foshan chromosome 1, AalbF5, whole genome shotgun sequence genomic interval ggtttcttccatttggaaggaatcATGTTGGTGCTtgatgttagtgccaaaaaagtgtatattatgaagtgtttcgtggttaaaattgaactcttccttaacgtgggcgtcttacccccagttcccctacacTGTCCGATGACCACTACTCTCGGACATCACACTAGTTGCGCTACGTGCGCTATTTTTACACACAATCAGATCTCGTCAGTAAATTAGGGTTACTGATACGGTAAAATTCATTTTTGATTAGTTCCGAATTCATTCTTCATCAGATGTCTTCATTATTTCTTGTCGGGTCACATCATGAATATTtcgttcggattttttttttgagaaatcccttgTTAACTTTCacctagagggatttttttttctttatttattaattctatttacagctcttttgtcctctagggcactacgtgagcggggGTCATTATAACTACTGTAGTTAATAgagtttgagaaatctttttcttaTTTTACTATTGGTACTGATCGCTACGCTGCTGCTTCTCTTCTACTTCGTCAACGGTAGAACGAAGAGCACGTGATGTCGTTACTGTTGTTCCATATCAGTCCATTGGAGTCCATTAGGTATAGACATACCTAggtgtttaaaagcacaggtcgtacggcagaagtttcacgcattcgatgtattcgttcaatacatggcctacttgcctaatttcaccttctataaattttcaaacttgttcgctacctagcgaatactatcatatctatcatttcattatccactttgatctctactcccttacactatgagtagaaaaagccgatatagccataaaatgattaagttattaatagaattcGGTCAATAAATCAGAATATGATATAGACATAGGTCGGTCATCCATATTCCGGGTTTCGTCAGAGCATTTACTCAGAGGAGGGTCAGTTGTCAATTCGGTAAAACCTCTTGAAAAGAATCCTGAATCCATGGGTTAACTCTGCAGAATTCCAGAGCCGaatacctgaagaattcttgAGATAACCTCTGatgaaaatccttggaaaacatCTGGCAAAAATGTTGGgacacttttgaaggaatccggagagatatTCGCAAAAATTATTGAGAGAAATTTCGAGTGGAAACATTGATGAAACTTCGGGAGGAATATCATCCCGAGAAATCCTttgaccctagtaggatgttgataTGACCCACAAAGGCACGCTGAACGTATACTATGCCAACGTGGTGCGGAAATCCTACCATCCAGGAGAAACCCCGGAAAGCAGTCAAGGAGAAACCCCACGTGGAAGTTCTGGAAACAATTCGTGGGAAATCTATGTAGAAAATCTCGGGAAGAATGCTGGAGGAAATACTGCAGAAATCTTGAACGGAGCTTCAGCAGAAATCTTAGGATAAATTTTAAGAGGGAATCTGGAAAAAACatttgggagaaatcccgggaaaagtTTTCGAGGAAGTCCGAGAATATTTCTAGGATATTCCAAAAGATAgaaatgttggagaaatttcgagaAGAAACATTGGGTACAGTTTGAGATAAATTTTAAGAGGGAATCTGGAAAAAACatttgggagaaatcccgggaaaagtTTTCGAGGAAGTCCGAGAATATTTCTAGGATATTCCAAAAGATAgaaatgttggagaaatttcgagaAGAAACATTGGGTACAGTTTGAGAAAAACTTTTAagtgaaatccctgaataaactggaggagaaatttcatgagacaCGAAGTTTCGAAATGGTCATCGACACAATAGTAATAAGGGGCCATTCATAaaacacgtagaccaaattttggtcattacAGAATCACTCCTTCTTCCTCTTCTCCCTTCAGGTTTACGTGATTTATCAACCATTCAGGACGCGCGCCCATTTGATACTGAAACTGTGCCGCGCTCGCGCTGTTCACGacgctgtttttttttgtagtattgtactttttacaacggcgcgcgtcctgaagggttaatggtCCCTAAGAGCTGATTGACTAACAGTCTATCTTTCACCACCCCTTTTCCAGGAAGTACGTTCGTTTGCGGGAGTACAACGTGTACGATGATCCCGACTGTGTGATCGAGCACAATTTCCAGGACTGTTCGGAAGAAAAAATCGACTCGGAACCGGTCCGGATCATCACCCATCCCGAGTACGATCCCAACTTCCGGCACAAGTATCACGACATTGCCCTGATTGAGATCAACCAGGTTCCATCGTACACGGACTTTTTGCGGCACATTTGCCTACCGGAGGCGAAGCTGGACAATGGCGTTGCTTCCGGGAAAAAGTTCAGCGTTTCCGGCTGGGGAAGAACCGATATCTGTAAGTACGTTATAAGTAACATGTTTTATGTTTAACGCTCTATATACTGAACGTGCTTATACCTAACGTCTTTATTTCTGATTGGGAATACCCATTCCCGCTATATTAAGGATGCTGCTGATGTTCAATCAACCGCTAATAACCGTTTTCTTTTCTCTCACCCCTCTCTCCCGGCCAGTCCGCCAGCAGCTCGGCAATAATGCACTCAGCCCGATCAAACTGAAAGTGGTTTTACCTTACGTCGAGCCCGAACAGTGCCGAAGGGTTTTCCGCGCCCAACAGCTGGAGATCGGACCGGGTCAGCTGTGCGCCGGAGGTGAGAAAGCGAAGGACACCTGCGGCGGGGACAGCGGCTCGCCACTCATGTTCTACGATGTCAAAGCCGGTGCCTGGGTGCTGACGGGGATCGTTTCGCTCGGGGTTCGTGACTGCGGCACCGAGGGAATTCCCGGCGTTTACACAAACGTGCGCCAGTATCTGGATTGGATCAAAGCGACGGCTCAAATGTGAACAACGCCCCTGCTTCGGCTTGATGGACAAACAACAACCTCTTAAATATGGTAGAGAGTTAGACAAATAAACGAAAACCGCAAAAAAACGTGACTCGCGTTGGGAATCGATCAGAGAAGAGGAAAGAAATGCTAACAACACAGAGCGGGTTTCTTAAGGGGGTAGTGGGAAGCAAAAACATCGCACGAATCAGCTGAGCCGCTAACGTGGGTTTATATTTGCGCCCAAATCCGGTTTGTGTCGTCAGATTGAACAAGTGGTGTTTTGATCGAAAGAGTAAGATTTAGAGAAGTTAAACGTTTATAGCGAGAGACACTGCAAATGTTTCTCAGAGAGAAAATCTTCGTTAGCTTAGGGTTGTCCGCTTGGAGAATTTTGGTATGTTGAGGGTTAAGAAGCAAATCATATTGCTGCATatccaaaaattaaaaatgcagtTTTCTCGTCCATATTCAACTCAGAACAATATAAAAACAGACAATTCCATGGGCCTATAGATACTCGTTGATCGTTTTTCAAACCCGAATGATAGAATTATAAAGCAAATCGAATCAACCTTCTGGCGGTCGCACAGTTGGCCACTACCGGCAGCACCTGCTGAATACAAAAGCGAGACATTTTCAAcgtgttttacaaaaaaaaacagcgtGATACCTTGAGAGTTAAATATTGTTCCTTTTGATCCCAACTATGTGtttgcatcttttgacaaatACGTTTTTCGACCTCAACTCAAATGTTGTCTTCAGTGTCCCGTACTTAAACCGACTTCCAGATGTTCCAGATAATGCACCAATATTTTTCTTTAGACATCCCTCAGGTAATCCTACTCGAGGTTACTCCTGAATGGCTacaggtttttcttcaggaactcgttCTGAGttatcgcaagaatttcatccaggagttattccagggaatcctcttctagagattcctccacgaagtcTTCCAGGACTTCGTCTAACGATTTCGCCAGGAGTTTTTCCGAGTTGCTTTCAGTAATTCTACCaaaaatacctctaggaactcATGTAgagactccttcaagaattccacgacattttgtccagaaatttctccttgaattcttctagggtttcctccGAAGATTGCCCCTTTTTTTCTGTAGATTTTACCTGGAGACTtcagatttcagattttttttcagtgatttctaccAAAGGTTTGTCTACAAGTACCAGGGTTGTTCCAAGACTTCCTTTCCAAaaagaagaattcctacagaaatctctggagtgattccgggaagaatctgtAGAACAGTTTTGTGTTCCtggaatctcaggatgaattccaagaaaaacaCTGACTGCACAAAGTCTTGGAGTGGTTCCTGTAGCAGTCtcaggatgaaatcctggataAGTTTTTGGATAAGATTTCgcgaaggaaactctgaaggtttccagaaggaacctctggagtaattccttaaaaaaaaaactcttatgaaatttctgtagcaatccctgaagaaattctcatgaAAAGCTTCAAAGAATATCCTGTAGGATTAATCACaagaagaaactctgaaggaaatcctggagaaagtctCCGCTTCTAGAGAAACTAATGCAGGGATCAAGGATGAACCTCTTGAATAAATCCACaaagattctctggaagaatttttagactaatccaaaaaaatatttctggatgagtctctgatagaactgttggagaaatgtCAAGAGCAATTCCTGTAACTCGTAGAAAAACCAATGTTCGAATTGTTTAAGCAGTGCCGGAAAAATTTTCTGAATGAGTTTCTCATTGAATTCCAGCAGAGTAAGAGAAACTTCGGaacaaatcctagaaaaaaaatcctgggttcTATGATGAAATTATTAGACCAACTCttggaatttctaggggaaaaaatggttttttttaattccacatgtttttgctcaaatttcatcgttttgctaatcatcaatagttttcactgatccttgacatgcaaggTATTGCTACCCATCATAgtttgttgaagttttgatcccaggactattctaaggcctccaaagtattccgaagtttgtgacacaaatccaacattctcaaccaaattttgtacacgggaatgatcacagaacatagtctacggtactcaaaaagcctaaaagcacccctagaaaattcatggcacATGAATTGGGTggtctaggccatccaaactactTTGGGATTCATTTTCTTAAGGTCTACAATATCTACCACCGTTTGTGTTCACACTGTTCAAGAAATTTGGTCACGTTGATGTCgtttagacctcgcaatgctatgagcaacttgatattgtggtaattGAACATTCCATGAAATACAGATGGCCTCCAGCACACTTTGAattttgggttacgatatctacatattgtatcatgctttagttgtaaaaaaatcgttgaatgtagtctatactgctgatgtaACCACGGTGCACAGCTATAATGCTTATGGCACAATCATGGGaaattccaggctttccaaactattctagaATTAGGACCTTGAAGGTCTGCAGGCTCtatccaactaacaatcactcattttactagcacctttacgacgaattgattcagcatgatgctgcataacatttgaataatttttaggcacaacctttgttcgagtTTTGTTCACAcatatttggagaaactataaagcatagtgttgtgtaccaactgaactgtttgttgttaaattgtTTTACAActttatagtaaagctgttattcagctttagcaaaaatgatgaaaaataaaaaaaatacgagaattTATGtatggaacttaatgctgtgaacaaatattgtgaaataataactacacataaatttacctaaatccagattcgaactcgagatccgtcgattgccagccgcatgctaatttttacatgaacttaacaagaagcagaaaaaaagtCTTGTTGAACTATGTTGTAAagaaattactgcgagtcgaatagaAATCTCATTGAACACTTGAAAAGTGTTTCaagttatcattgttaataccaacacgaaatgttgaacattggctacttttccaATTTAAATGGCATTTGTACAGTTATGTGAACAGGAtatttttagttcagctataattactgttataaagcaacaattcagcatgcatgcttgcttgcggctggtgattgttagttgggtataccCTTGTTGtaaactcttgtttttcttcactgtatcggcataattctttcacgattgtgtatgTTGCACCTCATCATATTACGAGTATccctatttgttgctatttgggtgtccactgacttacaaatggacccaatgtattttgaacccATACTTTACAATATCTGTAAATCCtagaatatttttattgtagcgaatgctcgcggagtTAAATCAACGCTACTCTCAGAGCCTCAGAATgttattctgataacttagcatgATTCACTTGGTGatataggtcatccaaactattctggaattaagaccttcaagctctacaagctttactcatgtatctctttactttatcgatgtaattgtttcaaaattacctctgttgtatctcataatattttgggtatttctttgtgttacttgtgcatccactgacacacAAATGAACTTTATGGTATTTTTTTGTGTccgaaattacccaagaattcctccaggtgttccttggaaattcctcccggagtccctcagaaattcatcgtgatgttctctgaGAATACCTCtgcgagttcctagggaatgcttcaggacttcttgaaattcttcaggagttttccagcaGGTTCTCGAGGTTTTTAGGAGCTatgctggagttccttcaggagtacctcagaaattactttaagaaccgttcgaaaaatcctgcacgggttcctcggaaattcctccggaagttcctcaggaaatccaggggtttttttttcaagagttccctgaaaactcctcaaggaagttttcccaagagttcctccagaaatttctccagggcttctttcagcgatttctctagaaagtcttccaggggttccttaagggattccttcaggaataccccgcgaattcctccatggattcatccaggaattcatccaggtattcctccaggaattcctccacagtccCTCCAGGAATCTAAGATTTCCTCCAATAACTaatgcagaaatttcttgaggaattcctcaagggattcttccagaaattcctccagagtttccttcagaaattcccccagtaatttctccggaaattccttcagaaagtcctccaggaattcctatatagtatctccaggaattccccttggaattcttcaaggaatttctccaagacatctgcctagaattcttccaagaaaccctccaggaattccaaaaattcctactggacgttccccaagaattttaccagagaaccctttaagatttctgccaagaatcccttcatgaatttcgcctggaatacctcaagggattttttcaagaaattttctggaggaaactgtggaggaatttctggaagaatcccttgaggaattcctccggaaaatcctcctagattcttcaggaaacttccagaaattcctcaggaaaataCTCTTGAGacaacttccaggattcctccaagatcctTTAAGGATCTTAAAATATATCTTTAAAAATTCGACcagaattccgacaggaactcTAATAATAATTTTTCCTAGACCTGCTCCAatatttctgtcaaaaattcttccaagaatccattcaggaatttggccagggattcctttatggatttctctaggaattcctccaagaattccttcaggaaatccgtccaggaattcctccaagacctcCGCCAAGAACTCCTCCTacaatcccttccagaattcccGTCCATAATTCCcttccatgtattccttcaggaataccttcaagaaatctttcaagaattccttcaataatctcgctaggaatttttccaggaatttcttgaatatttttttcaggaattccaccaagaattccgacaagaatacttccaggaatttcaggaagaatttcttgaataaatatctggagtaaaccctggaggaattcttggagtactttctgcaagaattcatgtagtaatttgtgaagaaatctccaaagaatttcccttcgtaccgtcgtgcggggtttctttatacactttttcatagtttttcaattttatgacattATTCTTAGAATTAAGGAAAATGCGTGTAGCTAGGTTAACGGTAATGGAAGGAATGAATTTATTTATGACATACATGTATAATGACTACTATGATTAACAACTTCAGTATTCTGGATTGCAAGGTTACTACGATGCACAtgcttcaacactcctcctcaagcgTAGTTTTCTTGATCAATTTCAATCCAGATGCGTCTCTGAAGGTTTGTAATTTGATTTTTGATAAAGGCTTCGTCATCATATCGGCTATTTGTTCAGCCGTAGGGCAATATTGTACATCGATAACTTCATTTTTCTTCAAATCTTTCGTGAAGGCGTATTTTGTATCGATATGTTTTGAGCGTTTCTCCACTCTTTCGTTCTCCAGTTGGTGTATACAGCTTTGGTTATCCTCCATGATCTTGATCGGCTTAATGTTCTCACCaaaatcgtccagtaatttcttcaaccaCAGTAACTCCTGGCAGGCTTCAGCTAGAGCGACGAATTCAGCTTCGGTTGATGATAACGCCACACAGTTCTGTTTGCGAGCGGCCCATGAAATCAATCCTCCACCGAAATATACGAGATATCCTGAGTTGGATTTCCTGTCGCTGACATCGCCTGCCCAGTCTGCATCCACGAAACACTTCAGGTAATCCTTGCTAGCGCCCAGATGTAACCGCAGGTCCCGGGTGGTCATCAAATAGCGTAACACTCTTTTGGCTTCTGTCCAATCAGCATAAGAAGGTCTGCTCACTTTTCTCCCAAGGATTGATGTAGCGATAGCAATGTCTGGTCTGGTCATCACAGATACGTACAATAGTGCTCCAATAAGGCTTTGATATTCGTCATTCCTGGGTAGTGCTTCAGAATCCTCCTCCTTTCGTTGGATATATCCTGGGTCCATGGGGATTGCTGACGGCTTGGCATTTTGAAGGCCGAATTTCTCCGCAAGCTTGGAAATGTACGCCTTCTGACTCACCATGTAGCAGCCATTGTTGAATTCCACATGCATTCCCAAGAACAATTTCAAATTTCCGAGCAGCgacattttgaaattcttctccaAGGTAGCCATGATTTCTTGAAATTCGGTGTCGCTGCTACACGCGATTACCATGTCATCTACATAAACTGCGATGAACGTGTGCCTCTTCTTCGTAATCCTCTTGTACAAACATGGATCAGCCGTAGATGCAACGAATCCCATTCTCCGAAGTACTTCATCCAGCGTTTTATTCCAAACACGACCAGCTTGCTTGAGGCCGTACAAGCTTCTTCTCAATCGGCAAACTGTGTTGGAACTGGGTTGTTCGATTCCTGGAGGTACCTTCATGAATATGGTTTCTTGCAACTCACCGTACAAATAGGCCGTCTTAATGTCCACGTGCTTGACAATCAGGTTCTCGCGAGAAGCAACAGTCAACAGGATCCGGAAGGTGGCTTGCTTCACAACCGGAGAGAAAACTTCTTCATAGTCCAAGCCATAGCGCTGGGAAAAACCTTGGGCCACCAATGTAGCCTTGTAGCGCACGATTTCACCGTGTTCATTCGTCTTGCGTTTGTATATCCAGCGGCAACCGATGGCTTTTCTTCCGGGTGGTAGCTCAGTCATTTCCCACGTCCGATTCTCCGCCAGAGAGTCCAATTCTTCCTGCATCGCAGCAACCCACTGATTGCGCTCCGTACCGCTGACAGCTTCCGTGTACGAACGAGGCTCACCTTGCAAATTATCAACAACCGCGCCGGTGATTTCTTGATATCG includes:
- the LOC109430345 gene encoding CLIP domain-containing serine protease B8, producing MRFAVSNLVTLATVVTLSTQLPQPVPEQTGPVWDITTQCSIPNESKNGTCTLPIDCPAYATINNPEDVSSVGRLSFLKKIQCSSAGTDGICCPRSKRYQTPTLNETLPKRVRHKTTRVHSRFGNDDDVCGYQSFVPKIRGGEIANIDEFPWMAMLLYELKDSKKIVHGCGGALISKNFVITAAHCVTGKDYDNKGPLKYVRLREYNVYDDPDCVIEHNFQDCSEEKIDSEPVRIITHPEYDPNFRHKYHDIALIEINQVPSYTDFLRHICLPEAKLDNGVASGKKFSVSGWGRTDIFRQQLGNNALSPIKLKVVLPYVEPEQCRRVFRAQQLEIGPGQLCAGGEKAKDTCGGDSGSPLMFYDVKAGAWVLTGIVSLGVRDCGTEGIPGVYTNVRQYLDWIKATAQM